In Bacillus sp. DX3.1, the following proteins share a genomic window:
- a CDS encoding carbonic anhydrase — protein sequence MKSLEEILQYNEKFVEEKKYEEYETGKFPNKKMVIISCMDTRLVELLPKAMNMRNGDVKIIKVAGAVISHPFGSIMRSILVAVYELGADEVCVVGHHDCGMTKIQASSTIEKMKERGVTEEKLDTLRYSGIDLEKFLGGFPSSKESVKHSVSVLRNHPLLPAEVPVHGLVIHPDTGKLDLVVNGYEA from the coding sequence ATGAAGTCATTAGAAGAAATTTTGCAGTACAATGAAAAATTCGTTGAAGAGAAAAAATATGAAGAGTACGAAACTGGAAAGTTTCCAAATAAAAAAATGGTTATCATTTCTTGTATGGATACACGCCTTGTTGAATTATTGCCAAAAGCAATGAATATGCGTAATGGTGACGTGAAAATTATTAAAGTAGCGGGTGCTGTTATTTCACATCCATTTGGAAGTATTATGCGTAGTATTTTAGTTGCTGTTTATGAGCTTGGTGCAGATGAAGTATGTGTTGTTGGTCACCATGATTGTGGGATGACAAAAATTCAGGCGAGCAGTACAATTGAAAAAATGAAAGAGCGCGGCGTGACAGAAGAAAAATTAGATACACTTCGTTATTCTGGAATTGATTTAGAGAAATTTTTAGGAGGATTCCCTAGTTCAAAAGAAAGTGTAAAGCACAGCGTTTCTGTACTTCGTAACCACCCGCTACTTCCGGCAGAAGTACCTGTACATGGTCTTGTGATTCATCCTGATACAGGTAAATTAGACCTTGTTGTGAATGGCTACGAAGCTTAA
- the cydA gene encoding cytochrome ubiquinol oxidase subunit I has translation MSDVLLLSRFQFAITIFYHFLFVPLTIGLVILVACMETQYARTLNPTYRKMANFWGKLFTINFVMGIITGITMEFQFGTNWSEYSKYMGDIFGSPLAIEALVAFFLESTFMGIWLFGKDKISPKFRAFCMWMVALGTNISALWIITANGFMQNPVGYVIRNNRAELNDFWALVTNPYAWHIFFHTVVGCYIVGAFFVMAISAYHLLRKNDVEFFKKSFKFGLILGLLAATATPFIGHQSGAFAAKMQPAKGAAMEAVWETGKGQGFSIIQIPDVKNEKNFELFTIPKLGSFFYTNSFDGEIVGLKDIPKEDRPNVNLVYYSFRLMVALGVFFMALTWFGFYLNRKGKLENSKRFLKITMWSVLLPYIAINAGWIVAEAGRQPWTVYKLMRTAEAVSPISVPQIWFSLISLILFYTLLLIADVYLMLKFAKKGPAALEESNQGGAAHVS, from the coding sequence ATGTCCGACGTTCTATTACTAAGTCGTTTTCAATTTGCAATTACTATCTTTTATCATTTCTTGTTTGTACCGTTAACAATCGGACTTGTTATTTTAGTAGCGTGTATGGAAACACAATATGCACGTACATTAAATCCAACGTATAGAAAAATGGCAAATTTCTGGGGTAAGCTATTTACAATTAACTTCGTCATGGGGATTATAACCGGGATTACAATGGAGTTCCAATTCGGAACAAACTGGTCTGAGTACTCGAAATATATGGGAGATATTTTCGGATCACCACTCGCAATAGAAGCACTTGTTGCTTTCTTCTTAGAATCTACTTTCATGGGAATTTGGCTGTTTGGGAAAGATAAAATCTCACCAAAGTTCCGTGCTTTTTGTATGTGGATGGTTGCTCTTGGAACAAATATTTCGGCACTTTGGATTATTACGGCAAACGGCTTTATGCAAAACCCTGTTGGCTACGTGATACGTAACAATCGTGCTGAATTAAATGATTTTTGGGCACTTGTAACAAACCCATATGCATGGCATATCTTCTTCCATACAGTTGTTGGGTGCTATATCGTTGGAGCATTCTTCGTTATGGCGATTAGTGCCTATCATTTGTTACGCAAAAATGACGTGGAATTCTTTAAGAAATCCTTTAAATTCGGATTAATCTTAGGATTATTAGCAGCAACTGCAACACCTTTCATCGGTCACCAATCCGGTGCCTTCGCTGCCAAAATGCAACCTGCAAAAGGTGCAGCAATGGAAGCAGTTTGGGAAACTGGAAAAGGACAAGGTTTTTCAATCATTCAAATTCCTGATGTGAAAAACGAGAAAAACTTCGAACTTTTCACAATTCCAAAACTCGGCAGCTTCTTCTATACAAACTCATTTGATGGAGAAATTGTCGGTTTGAAAGATATTCCGAAAGAAGATCGTCCAAACGTAAATCTTGTTTATTACAGCTTTCGTTTAATGGTCGCGCTTGGCGTATTCTTCATGGCACTAACATGGTTTGGTTTCTATTTAAACCGTAAAGGAAAACTAGAAAACTCAAAACGATTCTTAAAAATTACAATGTGGTCTGTATTACTTCCATATATTGCGATTAACGCTGGTTGGATTGTTGCAGAAGCAGGGCGTCAACCATGGACAGTATACAAATTGATGCGTACCGCTGAAGCTGTCTCACCAATTTCAGTACCACAAATTTGGTTCTCGTTAATTAGTTTAATATTATTCTACACATTACTCTTAATCGCCGATGTATACCTCATGCTGAAGTTCGCGAAAAAAGGACCAGCGGCATTAGAAGAATCTAATCAAGGGGGTGCAGCTCATGTCTCATGA
- a CDS encoding hydrolase encodes MDKKTYYISVGNGEISQVKTADTYSFAIQATEEEIIELREYFDQAYREDLGSFVRSHVPYVEYHHDSNNDRYDEQLQKAYKLIYDLGDHETKELVAQMGIINGL; translated from the coding sequence ATGGATAAGAAAACCTACTATATATCGGTAGGAAACGGCGAGATTTCACAGGTGAAAACGGCAGATACGTATAGCTTTGCCATTCAAGCGACAGAGGAAGAGATTATCGAACTACGTGAATATTTTGATCAAGCATACCGCGAAGATCTTGGTTCTTTTGTACGCTCGCATGTGCCATATGTCGAGTATCATCATGATTCTAATAACGATAGGTATGACGAACAATTACAAAAAGCATATAAGCTTATTTATGATCTAGGAGATCACGAAACGAAAGAATTAGTCGCGCAAATGGGAATAATCAATGGATTGTAA
- the yidD gene encoding membrane protein insertion efficiency factor YidD: protein MKQIFIGIIRFYQKFISPMTPPTCRFYPTCSHYGLESFQKHGALKGLWLTVKRILKCHPFHPGGFDPVPDKKEKGN from the coding sequence ATGAAACAGATTTTTATCGGTATTATACGCTTTTATCAAAAGTTTATTTCCCCGATGACACCACCAACATGCCGTTTCTATCCAACATGTTCCCATTATGGATTAGAATCATTTCAAAAACATGGTGCATTAAAGGGGTTATGGCTAACAGTAAAGCGTATTTTAAAATGTCATCCTTTTCATCCAGGAGGATTTGACCCCGTCCCGGACAAAAAGGAAAAAGGAAATTAA
- the ytzI gene encoding YtzI protein, producing MIKILIIAVIIVITILVLSVLTINKGYSYKHSVDSAEDNPYVANKKDSDR from the coding sequence ATGATTAAAATATTAATTATCGCAGTTATTATCGTCATCACCATATTGGTACTCTCTGTGCTGACGATTAATAAAGGATATTCATATAAACATTCAGTGGATTCTGCAGAGGATAATCCTTATGTAGCAAATAAAAAGGATAGTGATAGATAG
- a CDS encoding ABC transporter permease: MVNIKALHEQFRKKEQQRTWMAAILQLLLMILFFSLWEIASKQEWIDPLLFSSPSSIWELFLSKWSDGSLWVHMWTTLLETSAGFILGTALGAFIATILWWLPLLARVLDPYLVVLNAMPKVALGPIIIVIFGPNISSSIAMGVIISIIVTILVIYSAFQEVDSNYIKVMETFGANKWQCYQQVILPSSFPAIISTLKVNVGLSWVGVIFGELLVSKQGLGYLISYGFQVFNFTLVLLSVLLTCVLATLMYVFVEGFEKLIVKTKKRS; encoded by the coding sequence TTGGTTAATATAAAAGCATTACATGAACAGTTCCGAAAAAAAGAACAGCAGCGCACTTGGATGGCTGCAATCTTACAGTTATTGCTTATGATCCTCTTCTTTTCCTTATGGGAAATTGCAAGTAAACAAGAGTGGATTGATCCCCTTCTCTTCAGCTCTCCATCAAGTATTTGGGAATTATTTTTGAGCAAATGGAGCGATGGATCACTTTGGGTTCACATGTGGACGACACTCCTTGAAACAAGTGCAGGATTTATACTGGGAACCGCACTCGGCGCCTTCATTGCAACAATCCTTTGGTGGCTGCCACTGTTAGCCCGTGTATTAGATCCGTATCTTGTGGTTTTAAATGCGATGCCAAAAGTAGCGCTTGGTCCGATTATTATCGTTATTTTTGGTCCGAACATCTCCTCTTCTATCGCAATGGGCGTTATTATTTCGATTATCGTTACCATTCTTGTCATTTACAGCGCCTTCCAAGAAGTTGATTCAAATTATATAAAAGTAATGGAAACATTCGGTGCTAATAAATGGCAATGTTATCAACAAGTCATTTTACCTTCTTCCTTCCCTGCAATCATTTCAACGCTAAAAGTAAACGTTGGATTATCTTGGGTTGGGGTCATTTTCGGAGAACTTCTTGTTTCAAAGCAAGGGCTTGGTTATTTAATTAGCTACGGATTCCAAGTATTTAACTTTACACTTGTCCTGCTAAGTGTTTTACTCACATGTGTCCTCGCAACGCTCATGTATGTGTTCGTTGAAGGATTTGAGAAGCTTATAGTGAAGACGAAAAAAAGAAGCTGA
- a CDS encoding DUF3953 domain-containing protein — protein MLNILRILLALITLSCAAYYFYTDDFSVFPYMQLALACMMIIVGISEIKATRKFIGIGCFFVSGLCLYVSILEFLR, from the coding sequence ATGCTAAACATATTACGAATTCTCTTAGCACTCATCACGTTAAGTTGTGCCGCTTATTATTTTTATACTGACGATTTCTCTGTATTCCCTTACATGCAATTAGCGTTAGCCTGCATGATGATTATTGTCGGCATTTCTGAAATAAAGGCCACCCGTAAATTCATAGGTATTGGTTGTTTCTTTGTTTCTGGACTTTGTTTGTACGTGTCTATATTAGAATTTCTTCGCTAA
- a CDS encoding recombinase family protein: MGKFYVKLLCFIAGICLIAGCSKAVDAVEEKEICKNQEECTRIGDEMIQKVNKKMESLSKLEEPIEDIESIEEIKMIEQKKDDDENYFFLASYYIDNEEITDPYFEKLDKKRLNKVFAEDKEAKDEVVAQHEDMDYHETLWEIYRTLIPAKYRESMKEFDIVTDGYDGMLAYVAQNPEEPKDWVLSLDTLDSGVNIEEVMKTLIHETAHVLTLNDAHIPVDKKYLQAFEDDKDISSYKEKCKNLFLQEGCTKADSYINKFYDSFWKQIEKEWQEKQIETNLEAQIQFFKEKHDQFVSEYGTTNVAEDIADTFTAFVLQDSKQVKEGEELKYKKMAFFYQFPELVKMRAEVLSGLYKISKEVKEI; the protein is encoded by the coding sequence ATGGGGAAGTTTTATGTAAAACTATTATGTTTCATTGCAGGCATTTGCTTAATCGCAGGTTGTAGTAAAGCGGTAGATGCCGTAGAAGAAAAAGAAATATGTAAAAACCAAGAAGAGTGCACTAGGATTGGCGATGAAATGATTCAAAAAGTAAATAAAAAGATGGAAAGTCTTTCTAAGCTAGAAGAACCTATAGAGGATATAGAAAGTATAGAAGAAATTAAGATGATAGAACAAAAGAAAGATGACGATGAAAATTATTTCTTTCTAGCATCTTATTACATTGATAATGAAGAAATAACAGATCCTTATTTTGAAAAGCTAGATAAGAAGCGTTTAAATAAAGTGTTTGCTGAGGATAAAGAAGCAAAGGATGAAGTTGTCGCACAACATGAAGATATGGATTATCATGAAACATTATGGGAGATCTATCGTACACTCATACCCGCTAAATATCGAGAAAGTATGAAAGAGTTTGATATTGTAACAGATGGATATGATGGCATGCTTGCTTATGTGGCACAAAATCCAGAAGAACCAAAGGACTGGGTATTAAGTTTAGATACGCTTGATTCAGGTGTGAATATAGAGGAAGTTATGAAGACGCTAATTCATGAAACAGCTCACGTGTTAACGTTAAATGATGCGCACATTCCGGTAGATAAAAAGTATTTACAAGCATTCGAAGACGATAAAGATATTTCCTCTTATAAAGAAAAATGTAAAAATCTTTTTTTGCAAGAAGGTTGTACGAAGGCAGATTCCTATATAAATAAATTTTATGACTCGTTTTGGAAACAAATCGAAAAGGAATGGCAAGAAAAACAGATTGAAACAAATTTAGAAGCACAAATACAATTTTTCAAAGAGAAGCATGATCAATTCGTTTCGGAATATGGAACAACTAATGTAGCAGAGGATATCGCTGATACATTTACAGCATTCGTTTTACAAGATTCGAAGCAAGTGAAAGAGGGAGAAGAGTTAAAATATAAAAAGATGGCATTCTTCTATCAGTTTCCTGAACTTGTAAAAATGCGAGCAGAAGTGTTATCTGGTTTATATAAAATTTCCAAGGAAGTAAAAGAAATATAA
- a CDS encoding ABC transporter ATP-binding protein, protein MSFLQITNISHCFFAKKHARLVLEDINLHVEEGEFISFLGPSGCGKTTLLSIIAGLLKPIEGIVLLDEEPIIKSTSSMGYMLQQDYLFPWKTIEENIMLGLHITKTYQSDAKNHTLQLLQQVGLQGVEKQYPRELSGGMRQRAAFVRTLATNPKILLLDEPFSALDYQTKLKLEELVFSLLQTYKKTSLLVTHDIEEAIAMSDRIYLLQANPGKIAKIFTVPDSIRSLSPLEARQHPDFPALFQVIWKELERLG, encoded by the coding sequence ATGAGTTTTTTACAAATCACTAACATTTCACACTGTTTTTTTGCAAAAAAACATGCTCGTCTCGTTTTAGAAGATATTAACTTGCACGTAGAAGAAGGCGAATTTATTTCTTTCCTTGGCCCAAGTGGCTGCGGAAAAACAACGCTCCTTTCTATTATTGCAGGTTTATTAAAGCCCATTGAAGGTATCGTCCTTCTTGATGAGGAGCCGATTATAAAATCCACGTCTTCCATGGGCTATATGCTGCAGCAAGATTATTTGTTCCCCTGGAAAACGATTGAAGAAAATATTATGCTTGGACTTCACATTACAAAAACATATCAGTCCGACGCGAAAAATCATACATTGCAGCTCTTACAACAAGTTGGCTTACAAGGGGTAGAAAAACAATATCCACGAGAATTATCTGGCGGTATGCGTCAGCGGGCAGCATTCGTTCGTACACTCGCAACGAACCCGAAAATACTTTTACTTGACGAGCCGTTTTCAGCACTTGACTATCAAACGAAATTAAAATTAGAGGAACTCGTTTTCTCTCTATTACAAACATATAAGAAAACATCCCTTCTCGTAACACATGATATTGAAGAGGCGATTGCCATGAGCGACCGCATTTATTTACTGCAAGCAAACCCTGGAAAAATCGCAAAAATCTTTACTGTACCGGATAGCATTCGTTCCTTGTCACCGTTAGAAGCACGGCAGCATCCTGACTTTCCCGCTCTCTTTCAAGTCATATGGAAGGAGCTTGAACGCCTTGGTTAA
- a CDS encoding spore germination protein, whose protein sequence is MKVSDTMPAVIDGVIIENCNGSINLGDKYNVHPIEQTKAYNGSGSSNVGFTVKAFNGISATDVYDKDANDQGLQFTL, encoded by the coding sequence ATGAAAGTGAGTGATACGATGCCTGCTGTTATCGATGGTGTGATTATAGAAAACTGTAATGGTTCAATTAATCTAGGGGATAAATACAATGTACACCCAATAGAGCAAACGAAAGCATATAACGGTTCCGGATCCTCTAATGTAGGATTTACTGTGAAAGCTTTTAATGGGATTAGTGCTACAGATGTCTATGATAAGGATGCTAATGATCAAGGATTACAATTTACGCTATAA
- the luxS gene encoding S-ribosylhomocysteine lyase LuxS: MPSVESFELDHTIVKAPYVRHCGVHQVGSDGIVNKFDIRFCQPNKQAMKPDVIHTLEHLLAFNLRKYIDRYPHFDIIDISPMGCQTGYYLVVSGTPTVREIIDLLELTLKDAVQITEIPAANETQCGQAKLHDLEGAKRLMNFWLSQDKDELGKVFG; this comes from the coding sequence ATGCCATCAGTAGAAAGCTTTGAATTAGATCATACGATTGTAAAAGCACCTTATGTAAGACATTGTGGTGTTCATCAAGTGGGTAGTGACGGTATTGTAAATAAATTTGATATTCGTTTCTGTCAGCCAAATAAACAAGCGATGAAACCGGATGTTATTCATACATTAGAGCATTTATTAGCATTTAACTTACGTAAGTATATTGATCGTTATCCACATTTTGATATTATTGATATTTCACCAATGGGTTGCCAAACAGGATATTATCTTGTTGTAAGCGGTACGCCAACTGTTCGTGAAATTATTGATTTATTAGAACTTACGCTAAAAGATGCGGTACAAATTACAGAAATCCCTGCGGCAAATGAAACGCAGTGCGGTCAAGCGAAGCTTCATGACTTAGAAGGAGCAAAACGTTTGATGAATTTCTGGTTAAGCCAAGATAAAGATGAACTTGGGAAAGTGTTTGGTTAA
- the mutTA gene encoding antimutator 8-oxo-(dGTP/GTP)ase, with protein MYTFKDYYHNTVQLSFERYPFSPEPKHVWVVCRYGDQWLLTHHLRRGLEFPGGKVEIGETPEEAAVREVHEETGGIVSDLTYIGQYKVSGKDKIIIKNIYFATIRAVEAHTHYEETKGSVLLKDIPNNIKTDRKFSFIMRDDVLARTMKHIEELGCFTK; from the coding sequence ATGTACACATTTAAAGATTATTACCACAACACTGTACAATTATCGTTTGAACGTTACCCATTTTCTCCTGAGCCAAAGCATGTTTGGGTTGTATGCCGGTACGGGGATCAATGGTTATTAACGCATCATTTACGTCGCGGTCTTGAATTTCCAGGTGGTAAAGTAGAAATTGGGGAAACACCGGAAGAAGCGGCAGTTCGAGAAGTTCATGAAGAAACCGGCGGAATTGTTTCTGATTTAACTTACATAGGACAATATAAAGTATCTGGAAAAGACAAAATAATCATTAAAAACATTTATTTCGCAACAATTCGTGCAGTAGAAGCACATACGCACTACGAAGAAACGAAGGGGTCTGTTTTATTAAAAGATATCCCGAATAATATCAAAACTGATAGAAAATTTAGCTTTATTATGCGTGATGACGTATTAGCACGCACAATGAAACATATAGAAGAACTCGGCTGTTTTACGAAGTAA
- the cydB gene encoding cytochrome d ubiquinol oxidase subunit II → MSHDMLAVIWFGLWGVIWTVYFILDGYALGNGMIFPFVTKDRQERNQMQEAIGPFWGGNEVWLITAGGATFAAFPITYANMFSYLYTPLFLVLLALFARAAGLEFMHKDDSPIWQSVCKWAFAIGSFLIAFLFGVTFANLYYGLQIGKDGYEGTLFSLLNHYGILGGLFFTAIFVVSGALWVMIKTSGEVSDRAYKIAKPFSMAAAVILAIFYVATANRTNLFQNFTEYPVLFILPVLAMLMSVITIIMILKHKIGFAFTFVCLTIAMFMTTGFAGMFPRMLPSRINDAYSTTLYQAAGSELNLKIMFFVAMVMVPIVIGYQLWSYSIFKEKIHKDSAKGYH, encoded by the coding sequence ATGTCTCATGATATGCTTGCAGTTATTTGGTTCGGTTTATGGGGCGTGATTTGGACAGTTTACTTTATTCTCGATGGCTATGCACTTGGTAACGGAATGATCTTCCCGTTCGTTACAAAAGATCGCCAAGAACGAAATCAAATGCAAGAAGCGATCGGACCGTTCTGGGGTGGCAATGAAGTATGGTTAATTACAGCAGGCGGTGCAACATTTGCCGCTTTCCCTATCACATATGCAAATATGTTTAGTTACTTATATACACCATTATTTTTAGTATTACTCGCTCTTTTCGCTCGTGCAGCAGGACTTGAATTTATGCATAAAGATGATTCACCAATTTGGCAAAGTGTTTGTAAATGGGCATTCGCAATTGGTAGCTTCCTCATCGCATTCTTATTCGGTGTCACATTTGCAAATCTATACTATGGACTGCAAATCGGGAAAGACGGCTATGAAGGAACATTATTCAGCTTATTAAACCATTACGGTATTTTAGGCGGTCTTTTCTTCACAGCAATCTTTGTCGTATCTGGTGCACTTTGGGTCATGATTAAAACGTCTGGCGAAGTATCAGATCGCGCTTATAAAATTGCAAAACCATTTTCAATGGCAGCTGCAGTTATTCTAGCTATCTTCTATGTGGCAACTGCAAACCGTACAAACTTATTCCAAAACTTTACCGAATATCCTGTACTATTCATTCTTCCAGTACTTGCAATGTTAATGAGCGTCATAACAATCATTATGATTTTAAAACACAAAATTGGATTCGCATTCACATTTGTTTGTCTAACAATCGCAATGTTTATGACAACTGGTTTTGCAGGCATGTTCCCAAGAATGTTGCCATCACGTATTAACGATGCATATAGTACAACTTTATATCAAGCGGCCGGCAGTGAATTAAACTTAAAAATTATGTTCTTCGTCGCGATGGTAATGGTACCAATCGTTATCGGATATCAGCTATGGAGCTACAGTATCTTCAAAGAAAAAATTCATAAAGATTCTGCGAAAGGATATCACTAA